One genomic region from Streptomyces sp. NBC_01304 encodes:
- a CDS encoding DUF2399 domain-containing protein, whose protein sequence is MTCSLCADACSGADLAPLLAPELAWLWQAIAAAADRRGDEALTDGPAVTVSIPASPTQRAAAAGLISGQPLASGQRRRIDLGHLTTALTARGPALTPGAVAAHACGRRLAARARARTEHAASTDRLRTQLETTAACLPAHVRELVSPTSAFTRLRSSGWIARILNQPDPAALLAQAFQVAGRLPEPGHRIDRRTLVPGDPHALDGGPLPALVLALTQHSGTVPRLGWERLGVDFDDLIGGLIVTGVTPRGWHVPPGATLTLPPRELTNIAWAPPPKPDAWVFVTENPSVLAAASTQPSEDDRTPTPPRVICTAGTPSSAECAAIGALHHAGWRVAVRADFDQAGLAHMRALLAAAPQAVPWRMSAADYLATAPQGTLDLRLEASDAPWDVHLVPAMKARSAYTYEEDLLPALLADIAAGVPDTGLP, encoded by the coding sequence ATGACCTGCTCCCTGTGCGCCGATGCCTGCTCCGGCGCCGACCTCGCACCACTGCTTGCCCCCGAACTTGCCTGGCTGTGGCAGGCAATCGCGGCGGCCGCCGACCGGCGCGGCGACGAAGCCCTCACCGACGGCCCCGCAGTCACCGTCAGCATTCCCGCCTCACCGACCCAGCGCGCCGCCGCGGCAGGCCTGATCAGCGGACAACCACTGGCATCGGGCCAGCGCCGGCGGATCGACCTGGGCCACCTCACAACAGCCCTGACCGCCCGCGGGCCGGCACTCACCCCCGGCGCCGTCGCCGCCCATGCCTGCGGCCGACGCCTCGCGGCAAGAGCCCGAGCCCGCACCGAACACGCTGCCTCCACCGACCGGCTCCGCACCCAACTGGAGACCACAGCAGCCTGCTTGCCTGCGCACGTCCGCGAACTCGTGAGCCCGACCTCGGCCTTCACCCGGCTCCGCAGCAGCGGATGGATCGCCCGCATCCTCAACCAACCAGACCCTGCCGCCCTACTCGCCCAGGCATTTCAGGTCGCCGGACGGCTCCCCGAGCCCGGCCACCGCATCGACCGCCGCACCCTGGTCCCCGGCGACCCCCATGCACTCGACGGAGGCCCGCTGCCCGCCCTGGTTCTCGCCCTCACCCAACACTCCGGCACGGTCCCGCGTCTGGGCTGGGAGCGGCTCGGCGTGGACTTCGACGACCTGATCGGCGGACTCATCGTCACAGGCGTCACACCCCGCGGTTGGCACGTCCCGCCCGGTGCAACGCTCACCCTGCCGCCGAGGGAACTCACGAACATCGCGTGGGCGCCGCCCCCAAAGCCAGATGCATGGGTCTTCGTCACGGAGAACCCCTCCGTGCTGGCCGCGGCGAGCACGCAACCTTCTGAGGACGACCGCACCCCAACACCGCCGCGGGTGATCTGTACCGCAGGCACTCCCTCATCGGCGGAATGCGCGGCAATAGGCGCCCTGCACCACGCCGGCTGGCGTGTCGCGGTCCGCGCGGACTTCGACCAAGCAGGCCTGGCGCACATGCGAGCCCTCCTGGCTGCAGCGCCTCAAGCCGTCCCATGGCGGATGAGCGCGGCTGACTACCTCGCCACCGCCCCGCAGGGCACCCTCGATCTGCGGCTTGAGGCGTCGGATGCCCCCTGGGACGTACATCTGGTGCCGGCGATGAAGGCGCGCTCCGCCTACACGTACGAGGAGGATCTTCTGCCAGCGCTCCTCGCCGACATCGCGGCGGGCGTGCCAGACACGGGCCTGCCATGA
- a CDS encoding DUF2398 family protein, whose amino-acid sequence MSETPRDEPPAPDLAPATEATPPAPRPRKAWRPEADSEAAALLRHLAATPWLVGGRDDATIAAVRRNESALRAAVARLGWVLVIERDLVRLRKSAPPRPAVWAQQGPSPATCSWFFLLVAAAESMPPRAALGQLVTAARTAAAEAALPSRNDMAERRAIVAALRMLDERGVVERLDGDLDGYLHDEQAPVLLAVHHTRLAHVVANPGTLDPAADPQGWLEQAQREPDAARRMRRALVDDTCVHTALLDEAEAQWLSQRARGDDGAPLATAFGLVLERRAEGAAFVVPDEAFRHFRELGPMPFPMPGTVAHAALLLLDHATLHGITGNGPGPGWRGLTQQQVVAALTEFADDNASGKGGWGAEYSSDPLLLAARVRDLLTGTNLIHFTSAEPSDSDTADSMWWLAPTTGRWAKEGTAVPKTARTRPGSTAAKRPPDRPHQRSARMQEGPDLFSALAAEPQEERSS is encoded by the coding sequence ATGAGCGAGACACCCCGCGACGAGCCTCCCGCACCCGATCTGGCGCCCGCCACAGAAGCGACGCCACCAGCGCCCCGCCCGCGAAAGGCCTGGCGGCCTGAGGCCGACTCTGAGGCAGCGGCACTGCTGCGCCACCTCGCGGCCACCCCCTGGCTGGTCGGCGGCCGCGACGACGCGACCATCGCCGCCGTACGCCGTAACGAGAGCGCACTACGCGCTGCCGTCGCCCGGCTGGGATGGGTCCTGGTCATCGAACGCGACCTGGTACGACTGCGTAAAAGCGCACCGCCGCGCCCGGCGGTCTGGGCCCAGCAGGGCCCCAGCCCGGCAACCTGCTCCTGGTTCTTTCTGCTGGTCGCTGCCGCCGAGTCGATGCCCCCGAGGGCCGCCCTGGGACAGCTGGTCACCGCCGCCCGCACGGCTGCCGCGGAAGCCGCACTGCCCTCCCGCAACGACATGGCCGAGCGCCGCGCCATCGTGGCCGCACTGCGCATGCTCGACGAACGCGGCGTCGTCGAGCGCCTCGACGGCGACCTGGACGGCTACCTGCACGACGAGCAGGCTCCCGTCCTGCTCGCCGTCCACCACACCCGGCTGGCGCATGTGGTGGCCAACCCGGGCACCCTCGACCCGGCTGCCGACCCGCAAGGATGGCTCGAGCAAGCACAACGCGAACCAGACGCGGCCCGCCGGATGCGCCGCGCCCTGGTCGACGACACCTGCGTGCACACCGCGCTCCTGGACGAGGCCGAGGCCCAGTGGCTGAGCCAACGCGCCCGCGGCGACGACGGCGCCCCCCTGGCAACAGCATTCGGCCTGGTCCTGGAACGCCGCGCAGAGGGCGCGGCATTCGTGGTGCCGGACGAGGCCTTCCGCCACTTCCGTGAACTCGGCCCGATGCCCTTCCCCATGCCGGGCACCGTCGCGCACGCCGCGCTGCTACTGCTCGACCACGCCACCCTCCACGGCATCACCGGCAACGGCCCCGGCCCCGGCTGGCGCGGCCTGACCCAGCAGCAAGTGGTCGCGGCCTTGACGGAATTCGCCGACGACAACGCCAGCGGAAAGGGCGGCTGGGGCGCTGAGTACTCCAGCGACCCCCTCCTGCTGGCGGCCAGGGTCCGCGACCTGCTGACCGGCACGAACCTGATCCACTTCACCTCCGCCGAACCGTCGGACAGCGACACCGCCGACTCGATGTGGTGGCTGGCCCCCACCACCGGCCGCTGGGCGAAAGAAGGCACCGCCGTGCCCAAAACCGCCCGCACCCGGCCCGGCTCTACGGCCGCCAAGCGCCCACCCGACCGCCCGCACCAACGCAGTGCACGGATGCAAGAAGGCCCGGACCTTTTCAGTGCCTTGGCGGCCGAGCCGCAGGAGGAGCGCTCATCGTGA
- a CDS encoding helix-turn-helix transcriptional regulator yields MTIFPPPDPDPTALRESLARLRAQRGWSYDQLAAHSGLSRRTLIEIEQGRTVGTLATWHALAHAFGIPMGTLLDPLCTGHEPPSGER; encoded by the coding sequence GTGACGATCTTCCCGCCGCCGGACCCGGACCCGACGGCACTGCGCGAGTCCCTCGCCCGCCTGCGCGCGCAGCGCGGCTGGAGCTACGACCAACTCGCCGCGCACAGCGGCCTGTCCCGGCGCACCCTCATCGAGATCGAGCAGGGCCGCACCGTCGGAACACTGGCCACTTGGCACGCCCTCGCCCACGCCTTCGGTATCCCGATGGGAACCCTCCTCGACCCCTTGTGCACCGGTCACGAACCTCCGTCTGGCGAACGCTGA
- a CDS encoding helix-turn-helix domain containing protein: MPRRTTPPAPGQLNEAAQLADRLQAVGYNRRDIARIINRDASLVSQFYTKNKGAAFVTALREVLDAVTTAGIIEVPELAALAARHITRRTTRSGTQARVRHKAVLITPTGTGTGRVGAQAIASGSARLRPLIAEAARQGLRLAFTVRLGKTGYLHPSGSRTDSPGIRRDVIQRADHTEERSYGSAATGGFDAADFARRVDAAGGDVTAAVHQWLVETSRIHPHAHITHLEVRTWRPR, translated from the coding sequence ATGCCCCGCCGCACCACCCCGCCCGCCCCGGGGCAGTTGAACGAGGCCGCCCAGCTCGCCGACCGACTCCAGGCCGTCGGCTACAACCGACGCGACATCGCCCGCATCATCAACCGCGACGCCTCCCTGGTCTCGCAGTTCTACACCAAGAACAAAGGCGCAGCCTTCGTCACCGCCCTGCGCGAAGTCCTTGACGCCGTCACCACCGCAGGGATCATCGAGGTGCCCGAACTCGCAGCCCTGGCTGCCCGCCACATCACCCGCCGAACCACCCGCTCCGGCACCCAGGCCCGTGTCCGCCACAAGGCCGTCCTGATCACCCCCACCGGCACCGGCACCGGTCGCGTCGGCGCTCAGGCGATCGCCTCCGGCTCCGCCCGCCTGCGCCCTCTGATCGCCGAAGCCGCCCGCCAAGGCCTGCGCTTGGCTTTCACCGTGCGCCTGGGCAAGACCGGCTACCTGCACCCCTCCGGCAGCCGCACCGACTCACCCGGCATCCGCCGCGACGTCATCCAACGCGCCGACCACACCGAGGAACGCTCCTACGGATCAGCGGCAACCGGCGGATTCGACGCCGCCGACTTCGCCCGCCGCGTTGATGCCGCAGGCGGAGACGTCACTGCCGCCGTGCACCAGTGGCTGGTTGAAACGAGCCGCATCCACCCCCACGCTCACATCACCCACCTCGAAGTCCGCACCTGGCGCCCGCGCTGA
- a CDS encoding DUF2397 domain-containing protein, whose amino-acid sequence MPTQEPEFAGSDDARQVVGYLVRPESGDYIAIMDVLEGSVTDLTAAEVAAALAANGLRMDTRVVETRLDALKAMNAVSVRSDTSRARRYAEILARNWRYTASPAGRHVQRFYRQVLAGTATVREIPIVSLNRIVTHLEELAAALGAHDPNIERVGAACMDAVGAVFTSHDDLDAALVGAEDVLMSLADRFDLDEERTHDLKGLLVDYATRVAAELDSGSARAAAALSVLKPWFVLLAHSAVDASQARDLITAGALSASRGGRIEDWDGLCAWFDARTGRAARFSLRLVRTLPGMHANLRRLHSSAGTASSRSRALLLAQAVLTPEVGVQIFQAAVGDHSWRKLYGQADEDEAVRNPSWRGGPQVPVPTLLRTAGRSGPRGRGAAPRDDTATKAQVAEARARRQSEHSAAVGAVLAAIPGQQLDESAARIALAALMTAARAGARGPQRTGVSGGLACTLVHTGTGTGTGTLDAPTWRVLLPGRIPLFHKPGQRPSAAALAALAGTTVSNDPAPRAAIHLTGSRAVQRRVGLEASDAHTAQEGAA is encoded by the coding sequence GTGCCGACACAGGAGCCGGAGTTCGCAGGATCCGACGATGCGCGGCAGGTTGTGGGATATCTGGTGCGACCAGAGTCCGGCGACTACATCGCAATCATGGATGTGCTTGAGGGATCGGTAACCGACCTGACGGCCGCCGAAGTGGCAGCAGCCCTCGCGGCCAACGGGCTTCGCATGGATACACGGGTGGTCGAGACTCGCCTGGATGCGCTCAAAGCAATGAACGCGGTCTCGGTGCGCTCGGACACCAGCCGTGCACGCCGGTACGCCGAGATCTTGGCACGGAACTGGCGCTACACCGCCAGTCCGGCAGGCCGGCACGTCCAGCGTTTCTACCGGCAGGTCCTGGCCGGGACGGCGACCGTGCGGGAAATCCCGATCGTGTCACTGAATCGCATTGTCACGCACCTTGAGGAACTCGCGGCCGCCCTGGGCGCGCACGACCCGAACATCGAGCGTGTCGGCGCTGCATGCATGGACGCGGTGGGGGCCGTGTTCACCAGCCATGACGATCTGGACGCTGCCCTGGTGGGTGCCGAGGACGTCCTGATGAGCCTGGCCGACCGGTTCGATCTGGACGAGGAACGCACCCATGACCTCAAGGGGCTGCTGGTCGACTATGCCACCCGGGTTGCCGCCGAGCTGGACTCAGGTTCCGCGCGCGCCGCAGCCGCCCTGAGTGTTTTGAAGCCGTGGTTCGTGCTGCTGGCGCATTCCGCGGTCGATGCCTCCCAGGCCCGCGACCTCATCACGGCCGGTGCGCTCAGCGCCTCCCGCGGCGGACGCATCGAGGACTGGGACGGGCTGTGCGCCTGGTTCGATGCCCGCACCGGACGCGCGGCACGGTTCTCGCTGCGTCTGGTGCGCACGCTGCCGGGCATGCACGCCAACCTGCGCCGACTGCATTCCTCGGCGGGCACCGCCTCCAGCCGCAGCCGGGCACTCCTGCTGGCCCAGGCGGTACTGACCCCCGAGGTGGGGGTGCAAATCTTCCAAGCCGCGGTCGGGGACCACTCCTGGCGCAAGCTCTACGGCCAGGCCGACGAGGACGAAGCCGTCCGCAATCCGTCCTGGCGCGGCGGACCGCAGGTCCCGGTGCCCACACTGCTGCGCACCGCCGGCCGCTCCGGTCCGCGCGGCCGGGGCGCCGCACCCCGCGACGACACAGCAACAAAGGCGCAGGTGGCCGAAGCCCGGGCCCGCCGCCAAAGCGAACACAGTGCCGCTGTCGGCGCGGTCCTGGCCGCGATACCCGGACAACAACTGGACGAGAGTGCTGCCCGCATCGCCCTCGCCGCCCTCATGACCGCCGCCCGCGCGGGCGCGAGGGGACCGCAACGCACCGGCGTCAGCGGCGGACTGGCCTGCACCCTCGTCCACACCGGAACCGGCACCGGCACCGGCACGCTGGACGCCCCCACCTGGCGCGTGCTCCTGCCCGGCCGCATCCCCTTGTTCCACAAACCCGGCCAGCGCCCCTCCGCCGCTGCCCTCGCTGCCCTCGCGGGCACCACCGTGAGCAACGACCCAGCGCCACGCGCCGCCATCCACCTCACCGGATCCCGCGCGGTTCAGCGCCGCGTCGGCCTTGAGGCATCCGATGCCCATACAGCGCAGGAGGGCGCCGCATGA
- a CDS encoding SbcC/MukB-like Walker B domain-containing protein, giving the protein MNDTLDLDFTSPPPPAPAGNADRFGGRWRLVGAGLSNVWRYGDLNLPAASGRLLLRGPNGTGKTTALEALWPYLLDLNAAKLAAGKARPTTLKLLMSEGAPAKGRRYGYLWLSFAAPAKEAATTADTEDPTDAVVSFGVRLQYSPSSTPAVKVVPFTVPGRPLHELALRAPGGAALEHEEFTTRVEAAGGRVFQEPEDYVEQLAVRIWSTTAGELRELAARLREVRNPTLLGDVSPAAAADALRQSLPGVAGDVLTATAEALAESDTTRAAFERDAQAATVLADFARVWTAHAVDVTRTAHTAAQKAADEAAERGRQVQRSTGLYTRAKDAAEEARAEVQRLDTDHREARAAARAIENSAAYKAHGPITDLRKRLKAEQLAARSGFATLETVTAQARTRTKDAHGALGEVIDDLAELAAAAEAAGSTPPALDALLAHHPRARATRSVADRTIDPGPGLTLTHNRPGLEQLATLWKAAAQAHRATADRAALIKRDHGPVAEAAEAATTTDGKAADAETSCDEARQAADRATAAARTAADQTLADVARWAREHPELRGLHNDVALALPAGEHPVWETGDVDALTGAEPAVVRDQLNAWAEQVLRTGEAIAAVHENAAQAHLADAADLDATAAQHRADARRLRAGQLLPLPRPHWAGAGDDDTALGTLLEWRPALEHADTQRAMIELALAHAGVLGAHLHTGGITTDAWHISPTGPVVEHNLTAVLDVVRDHPHADLARAVLARIELADSATALRDRTALVIGRDGTFAAGPLGAAPAAALAGAEIPAASHIGARTRLARARAKADELDATAQTLEDDAEGRRSVAAQCRQQRDTVRSQTKSFPPRHDLTNAEANRSTTAHAAHELQDTARTLRRQADEAAATHTSLHDAWAQRAQNLGMPTGHDELTTLINNGHAHAEQLATCTQRLIHRFLPKLDRVLRMLPDETALATQLADLQHTAQSAHTTVLETQAELAEAQVHGDADDAARRFEAATALAEDLSAQLVIARETATGAEKQLSTRESELKTAHERLTEARPDQTSTQAHLAALLAWPPLAQALGIDADLTAPDAHRADGSGPQLLATAEALLARRPTASKRTLGEHYDEVRAELAQTWTVARDDPPTGLDELDTFVFTHAETRYDPLSAATRAQTLAAQARGALDAAEAAALRDFVIGRLPAAIGTAWVALMDWKKSVNEKMRAAQASSGVGVQVHIGLRDDLDAATRTVYELSCKVSDAVRTETQKQQVGQALQALLAAADGTTMTERLTAAVDIRDWVDVHYLVERPGPEGTPVSRRWGSRTGLSGGERRLVVLAPMLAAIAANYDRFTDTGLRLVPLDEVPAEVDERGREGLARYLAALDLDILCTSYLWDGAPGAWDGIDAHDLEAGSDETVVAFPMLIRGLHPLPGDTDINTLPGSPA; this is encoded by the coding sequence GTGAACGACACCCTCGATCTGGACTTCACCTCCCCGCCCCCGCCTGCACCGGCCGGCAACGCCGACCGGTTCGGCGGCCGCTGGCGGCTGGTCGGCGCCGGCCTGTCCAATGTGTGGCGCTACGGCGACCTGAACCTGCCTGCAGCATCGGGACGCCTGCTGCTGCGCGGGCCCAACGGGACGGGCAAGACCACCGCCCTGGAAGCGCTGTGGCCCTACCTGCTCGACCTGAATGCCGCCAAACTCGCCGCCGGCAAAGCACGCCCGACCACCTTGAAACTCCTCATGAGCGAAGGAGCCCCGGCCAAGGGCCGCCGCTACGGCTACCTCTGGCTGAGTTTCGCCGCCCCCGCCAAAGAAGCAGCGACCACAGCCGACACCGAGGACCCAACTGACGCAGTGGTGAGTTTCGGAGTCAGGCTGCAGTACTCGCCGAGTTCCACCCCCGCAGTGAAGGTCGTCCCGTTCACGGTGCCCGGCCGCCCCCTGCACGAGCTGGCTCTGCGTGCCCCGGGCGGGGCCGCGCTGGAACACGAGGAGTTCACCACCCGCGTCGAAGCCGCGGGCGGGCGAGTCTTCCAGGAGCCGGAGGACTACGTCGAGCAGCTGGCCGTCCGGATCTGGTCCACCACGGCCGGCGAACTGCGCGAACTCGCCGCGCGCCTGCGGGAAGTCCGCAATCCGACCCTGCTGGGCGATGTCTCCCCGGCCGCGGCCGCCGACGCACTGCGCCAGTCGCTCCCGGGTGTGGCCGGTGACGTGCTGACGGCGACCGCAGAGGCGCTCGCCGAATCCGACACCACCCGCGCGGCGTTCGAGCGGGACGCGCAAGCCGCCACGGTCCTGGCCGACTTCGCCCGCGTGTGGACCGCTCATGCCGTCGACGTCACCCGGACCGCGCACACCGCGGCGCAGAAGGCCGCCGACGAAGCGGCAGAGCGCGGTCGGCAGGTTCAGCGAAGCACAGGTCTGTACACCCGGGCGAAGGATGCAGCAGAGGAGGCGCGAGCGGAGGTCCAGCGGCTTGACACCGACCACCGTGAGGCACGGGCAGCCGCCCGCGCCATCGAGAACTCCGCAGCGTACAAGGCCCATGGGCCCATCACGGATCTGCGTAAACGACTCAAGGCCGAACAGCTGGCAGCACGCAGCGGGTTCGCCACCCTGGAGACCGTCACCGCCCAGGCCCGTACTCGCACCAAGGACGCCCATGGGGCTCTGGGCGAGGTCATCGACGACCTCGCCGAACTCGCTGCCGCTGCCGAGGCTGCCGGCAGTACGCCGCCCGCGCTCGACGCCCTGCTGGCCCACCATCCCCGCGCCCGCGCCACCCGTTCCGTCGCCGACCGCACCATCGACCCGGGCCCCGGCCTGACCCTCACCCATAACCGCCCGGGCCTTGAACAGCTCGCCACCCTCTGGAAGGCCGCGGCACAGGCCCATCGCGCCACAGCCGACCGAGCAGCACTGATCAAGCGCGACCACGGGCCGGTCGCGGAGGCCGCCGAGGCAGCCACGACAACAGACGGCAAAGCCGCCGACGCCGAAACCAGCTGTGACGAGGCCCGCCAGGCAGCCGACCGCGCCACAGCAGCTGCCCGCACAGCCGCCGACCAGACACTCGCCGACGTCGCCCGCTGGGCACGCGAGCATCCTGAACTGCGCGGCCTGCACAACGATGTGGCCCTGGCGCTTCCTGCTGGCGAGCACCCGGTGTGGGAGACAGGCGACGTAGACGCTCTCACCGGCGCGGAACCCGCCGTGGTACGCGATCAACTCAACGCATGGGCCGAGCAAGTCCTGCGCACCGGCGAAGCCATCGCTGCTGTCCACGAGAATGCCGCCCAGGCCCACCTCGCCGACGCAGCGGATCTCGATGCCACTGCCGCACAGCACCGCGCCGACGCCCGCCGGCTGCGCGCCGGGCAGCTGCTGCCGCTGCCGCGCCCGCACTGGGCGGGAGCAGGCGATGACGACACCGCGCTCGGAACGCTGCTGGAATGGCGCCCCGCCCTCGAGCATGCAGATACACAGCGGGCGATGATCGAGCTCGCCCTCGCCCATGCCGGCGTGCTCGGCGCCCACTTGCACACCGGCGGCATCACCACCGACGCCTGGCACATCAGCCCCACAGGTCCAGTGGTGGAACACAACCTGACTGCCGTACTGGACGTCGTCCGCGACCACCCGCATGCCGATCTCGCCCGCGCCGTCCTGGCCCGCATCGAGCTGGCCGACAGCGCCACCGCTCTGAGGGACCGCACCGCTCTTGTGATCGGACGCGACGGCACGTTCGCTGCCGGCCCGCTCGGAGCGGCACCCGCTGCTGCCCTGGCCGGCGCCGAGATCCCCGCCGCGTCACATATCGGCGCCCGCACACGCCTGGCCCGGGCCCGCGCCAAGGCCGACGAACTCGACGCCACCGCACAGACCCTCGAAGACGACGCCGAGGGCAGGCGTAGCGTCGCTGCACAGTGCCGTCAGCAACGCGACACCGTCCGCAGCCAAACGAAATCCTTCCCCCCACGACACGACCTGACCAACGCCGAGGCCAATCGGTCCACCACTGCTCATGCAGCGCATGAGCTCCAGGACACTGCACGAACCCTGCGCCGCCAAGCGGACGAAGCCGCAGCCACGCACACCAGCCTGCATGACGCCTGGGCACAGCGCGCCCAAAACCTGGGCATGCCCACCGGCCACGACGAACTGACCACACTGATCAACAACGGTCACGCTCACGCTGAACAGCTGGCCACATGCACCCAGCGGCTCATCCACCGCTTCCTGCCCAAACTCGACCGCGTCCTGCGCATGCTTCCCGATGAAACCGCACTGGCCACTCAACTCGCCGATCTCCAGCACACCGCGCAGAGCGCACACACCACCGTGCTCGAAACCCAGGCCGAGCTGGCCGAGGCCCAGGTGCACGGCGATGCCGACGACGCCGCCCGCCGCTTCGAAGCCGCCACCGCACTTGCCGAGGACCTCTCTGCGCAGCTCGTCATCGCCCGAGAAACAGCCACCGGCGCAGAAAAGCAACTCAGCACCCGCGAAAGCGAACTGAAGACCGCGCACGAACGACTCACCGAAGCACGTCCCGACCAGACATCCACCCAGGCGCACCTGGCCGCACTGCTCGCCTGGCCGCCCCTGGCCCAGGCCCTGGGCATCGACGCCGACCTCACCGCCCCCGATGCCCACCGCGCGGACGGCTCTGGCCCACAGCTCCTCGCCACGGCGGAAGCTCTGCTCGCCCGCCGCCCCACCGCCTCGAAGCGAACCCTCGGCGAGCACTACGACGAGGTCCGCGCCGAACTCGCCCAGACCTGGACCGTCGCCCGCGACGACCCGCCCACCGGACTCGACGAACTCGACACATTCGTCTTCACCCACGCAGAAACCCGCTATGACCCGCTCAGCGCCGCAACCCGCGCGCAGACCCTGGCCGCCCAGGCCCGGGGCGCCCTCGACGCCGCCGAAGCAGCGGCACTGCGGGACTTCGTCATCGGCCGCCTGCCTGCCGCCATCGGCACCGCATGGGTGGCCCTGATGGACTGGAAGAAATCGGTCAACGAGAAGATGCGCGCAGCCCAGGCATCCTCAGGGGTCGGCGTCCAAGTCCACATCGGGCTGCGCGACGACCTCGACGCCGCCACCCGCACCGTGTACGAGCTGTCCTGCAAAGTCAGCGATGCCGTCCGCACCGAAACGCAGAAACAACAAGTCGGGCAAGCGCTGCAGGCGCTGCTGGCCGCCGCCGACGGCACCACCATGACCGAACGCCTCACCGCAGCAGTCGACATCCGCGACTGGGTCGACGTCCACTACCTCGTCGAACGCCCCGGCCCCGAGGGCACCCCCGTCTCCCGGCGATGGGGCTCACGCACCGGCCTGTCCGGCGGCGAACGACGCCTGGTCGTCCTGGCACCCATGCTCGCCGCCATCGCAGCCAACTACGACCGCTTCACCGATACCGGCCTGCGCCTGGTCCCCCTCGACGAAGTTCCCGCCGAGGTCGACGAACGCGGCCGCGAAGGACTCGCCCGCTACCTTGCCGCACTCGACCTGGACATCCTGTGCACCTCTTACCTCTGGGACGGCGCCCCCGGCGCCTGGGACGGCATCGACGCCCACGACCTCGAAGCAGGCAGCGACGAAACCGTCGTCGCCTTCCCCATGCTGATCCGCGGCCTGCACCCACTTCCCGGCGACACCGACATCAACACCCTGCCCGGGAGCCCGGCATGA